The Sinomicrobium kalidii genome contains a region encoding:
- a CDS encoding cell division protein FtsX, giving the protein MSKSFERYQKRRLISSYFSVILSIALVLFLLGMLGLLVINTKKLADHFKEQVAVSIFLKDNAKEVETDQLQKSLTLAEYTKSVEFVSKEAAAEAQSAEIGEDFVKFLGYNPLQNSIDLRLKADFVDAVKLEEIADEIASKNFVDEVSYDRPLIALLNKNIKRLGFWILIVSAAFTIIAVLLINSSIRLSIYSKRFIIKTMQMVGATKRFIRRPFIWTSVKLGIIGAVIAVSAMGICLYYFNNRFPELNLMQDPFWLVILFVGIFLMGAVISWISTYFAAQRFLNLRTDDLYY; this is encoded by the coding sequence ATGAGCAAATCGTTCGAAAGGTATCAAAAACGAAGGTTGATCTCTTCGTATTTCTCCGTCATTTTAAGTATTGCTTTGGTATTGTTTTTACTGGGAATGCTGGGCTTGCTGGTTATAAACACCAAAAAACTGGCCGATCATTTCAAAGAGCAGGTAGCCGTGTCCATATTCCTGAAAGACAATGCCAAAGAAGTGGAAACAGACCAGTTACAAAAAAGCCTTACGCTGGCAGAATACACCAAATCGGTTGAATTTGTGTCCAAAGAAGCCGCTGCCGAAGCCCAAAGCGCAGAGATCGGAGAAGATTTTGTGAAATTTCTGGGATATAATCCGCTGCAAAACTCCATAGATTTAAGATTAAAGGCAGATTTTGTGGATGCCGTAAAGCTGGAAGAAATTGCCGATGAAATAGCATCCAAAAACTTTGTGGACGAAGTTTCTTATGACCGTCCCCTTATAGCACTGCTCAACAAAAACATAAAACGGCTCGGTTTCTGGATACTGATTGTCAGCGCCGCATTTACAATCATTGCCGTTTTGCTGATCAACAGTTCCATACGCCTGTCTATTTATTCCAAACGCTTTATCATTAAAACCATGCAGATGGTGGGGGCCACCAAGCGGTTTATCCGCCGCCCCTTTATCTGGACAAGCGTAAAACTGGGCATTATAGGTGCTGTAATCGCAGTATCGGCCATGGGGATATGCCTGTATTATTTTAACAACAGGTTTCCGGAACTCAACCTGATGCAGGACCCGTTCTGGTTAGTAATCCTCTTTGTCGGTATTTTTTTAATGGGTGCTGTAATAAGCTGGATAAGCACTTATTTCGCCGCACAACGTTTCCTGAATCTGAGAACCGATGATCTTTATTATTAA
- the mfd gene encoding transcription-repair coupling factor, producing the protein MRKLRDAIAHTQPQEKIYVNGLVGSSLSFVIAESFKDSDLPHLLILNDKEEAAYYLNDLERLIGEQHVLFYPGSYRRPYQIEETDNANVLLRAEVLNRINSRKKPALIVTYPDALFEKVVTRKELERNTLKMKVGETLSPDFINEILFEYRFKRVDFVSEPGEFSVRGGIIDVFSFSNDEPYRIEFFGDEIDSIRTFDVETQLSVEKLKKISIIPNVENKTLSESRESFLKYIPAKTVVFLQNNDILSARIDNLFGKAEEAFASLSETVKHASPQELFCTSELLNTHLSAFTLAEMGNRTQLPFKQRETPDYHTLISFHTRPQPSFNKQFDLLIRDLNQNSENGYTNYIFCVSEQQAKRFHDIFEEIEGEVQYKTVVFPIYQGFIDDDQKTVCYTDHQIFERYHKFHLKNGYAKKQAITLKELTHLEIGDYVTHIDHGIGKFGGLQKIQVEGKPQEAIKLVYGDGDILYVSIHSLHKITKYNGKDGKPPKIYKLGSNAWKNLKKKTKTRVKEIAFSLIELYAKRRAQEGFPYAPDSYLQHELEASFLYEDTPDQSKATQDVKNDMESQHPMDRLICGDVGFGKTEVAIRAAFKAVDNSKQVAILVPTTILAFQHYKTFSERLEDLPVNIDYLNRFRTAKEKREILERLASGKTDIIIGTHQLVNKNVKFHDLGLLIVDEEQKFGVAAKEKLKTLKENVDVLTLTATPIPRTLQFSLMAARDLSVITTPPPNRYPIESHVIQFNEEVIRDAVSYEIQRGGQIFFIHNRIENIKEVAGMIQRLVPDAKIGIGHGQMEGKKLEKLMLAFMNGEFDVLVSTTIVESGLDVPNANTIFINNANNFGLSDLHQMRGRVGRSNKKAFCYFITPPYSAMTEDARKRIQALEQFTELGSGFNIAMKDLEIRGAGDLLGGEQSGFINDIGFDTYQKILSEAIEELKENEFKDLYSENEKPRNYVKDTQIDTDFELLFPDDYVNNITERLNLYNQLSTMTNEEELEQFEADITDRFGPPPFQVTDLLNSVRIKWIASRMGLEKVVLKHRKMVGYFISDQQSSFYQSATFKRVLKAVQQHPEHCKMKEKHTRMGGLRLLLTFDNISSVNKALKALRPFVVEEEIHTEVKN; encoded by the coding sequence ATTTATGTGAACGGACTTGTAGGTTCTTCCCTCTCTTTTGTTATTGCCGAAAGTTTTAAGGACAGTGATCTTCCCCATTTGCTTATCCTCAACGACAAGGAAGAGGCCGCGTACTATCTGAACGACTTGGAACGGCTTATCGGTGAACAGCACGTGCTGTTCTATCCCGGTAGCTACCGCAGACCCTATCAGATCGAGGAAACCGACAATGCCAATGTGCTGCTCCGTGCCGAGGTACTGAACAGAATTAATTCCCGGAAAAAACCCGCCCTTATCGTCACTTACCCCGATGCGCTGTTTGAAAAAGTGGTAACGCGGAAAGAACTGGAAAGGAATACCCTGAAAATGAAAGTGGGCGAAACACTTTCTCCCGATTTTATCAATGAAATCCTCTTCGAATACCGTTTCAAAAGAGTCGATTTCGTTTCGGAACCCGGGGAATTTTCGGTACGCGGTGGTATTATAGACGTATTTTCCTTTTCGAACGACGAACCGTACCGCATTGAATTCTTCGGTGATGAAATAGACAGTATACGAACCTTTGATGTGGAAACACAACTCTCCGTGGAAAAGCTCAAAAAAATAAGCATCATCCCCAATGTAGAGAATAAGACGCTGAGCGAATCCAGGGAAAGCTTTTTAAAATATATCCCTGCCAAAACTGTCGTTTTCCTTCAGAACAACGATATATTATCCGCCCGTATAGATAACCTTTTCGGTAAAGCAGAAGAAGCCTTCGCTTCCCTTTCGGAAACGGTAAAACATGCATCTCCGCAGGAACTGTTCTGCACTTCCGAACTGCTTAACACACATCTTTCGGCCTTCACTCTTGCCGAGATGGGAAATCGCACACAGCTTCCCTTTAAACAACGGGAAACTCCGGATTATCATACTTTGATCAGTTTTCACACGAGGCCCCAGCCCTCATTTAACAAACAATTCGACCTCCTGATCCGGGACCTTAACCAAAACAGTGAAAACGGTTACACGAACTATATTTTCTGCGTCAGTGAACAGCAGGCCAAACGCTTTCACGATATATTCGAGGAAATAGAAGGTGAAGTACAATATAAAACCGTTGTTTTCCCGATTTACCAGGGCTTTATTGACGACGACCAGAAAACGGTCTGTTATACCGACCATCAGATATTCGAGCGCTATCACAAATTTCACCTCAAGAACGGCTATGCCAAAAAACAGGCAATTACCCTGAAAGAACTGACCCACCTGGAAATCGGCGATTATGTTACCCATATCGATCACGGGATCGGTAAATTCGGCGGTTTGCAAAAAATCCAGGTGGAAGGGAAACCACAGGAAGCCATAAAACTCGTTTACGGAGACGGAGATATCCTCTACGTAAGCATACATTCGCTCCACAAAATAACCAAGTACAACGGTAAGGACGGCAAGCCTCCCAAAATCTATAAACTGGGAAGCAACGCCTGGAAAAACCTGAAGAAAAAAACAAAAACACGGGTCAAGGAAATTGCCTTCAGCCTTATTGAACTCTATGCCAAAAGACGTGCACAGGAAGGTTTTCCCTATGCCCCCGACAGCTATCTGCAGCACGAACTCGAAGCCTCTTTCCTCTACGAAGACACTCCGGACCAGAGCAAAGCCACCCAGGATGTCAAGAACGATATGGAAAGTCAACATCCCATGGACCGGCTTATTTGCGGTGATGTGGGCTTCGGTAAAACCGAAGTAGCCATACGTGCAGCTTTCAAGGCCGTAGACAACAGCAAACAGGTAGCCATCCTGGTGCCTACAACCATCCTGGCCTTCCAGCATTACAAAACATTCAGTGAACGGCTGGAAGACCTGCCCGTAAATATCGATTACCTGAACCGCTTCCGAACGGCCAAGGAAAAACGGGAAATCCTCGAAAGACTGGCGTCGGGTAAAACCGACATTATAATCGGTACCCATCAACTGGTGAACAAAAACGTGAAGTTTCACGACCTGGGGCTTCTTATCGTTGATGAAGAGCAGAAATTCGGTGTTGCTGCCAAAGAAAAGCTGAAGACCCTGAAGGAAAACGTAGATGTGCTTACACTTACGGCTACGCCCATTCCCCGAACACTGCAATTCAGTCTTATGGCAGCAAGGGATCTTTCGGTCATTACAACCCCGCCTCCCAACCGTTATCCCATAGAAAGCCATGTCATCCAGTTTAATGAAGAGGTCATACGCGATGCCGTTTCTTACGAGATACAACGTGGCGGACAAATATTTTTTATTCACAACCGGATTGAAAACATAAAGGAAGTTGCAGGGATGATACAGCGGCTGGTTCCCGATGCCAAGATAGGTATCGGTCACGGCCAGATGGAAGGAAAAAAACTGGAAAAGCTGATGCTCGCCTTTATGAACGGGGAATTTGATGTACTGGTCTCCACTACTATTGTGGAAAGCGGACTGGATGTTCCCAATGCCAACACCATTTTTATAAACAACGCCAACAATTTCGGACTGAGTGATCTTCACCAGATGCGCGGCCGTGTGGGAAGAAGTAATAAAAAAGCATTCTGTTATTTTATAACACCGCCATATTCCGCCATGACCGAAGATGCCCGGAAACGCATCCAGGCCCTGGAACAGTTTACCGAACTGGGAAGCGGGTTTAACATTGCCATGAAAGACCTCGAAATACGCGGCGCCGGAGACCTGCTGGGCGGGGAACAAAGCGGTTTTATCAACGATATCGGTTTTGACACCTACCAGAAAATACTCAGTGAAGCTATAGAAGAACTCAAGGAAAACGAGTTTAAAGACCTCTACAGTGAAAACGAGAAACCCAGGAATTATGTCAAAGATACCCAGATAGATACTGATTTCGAATTGCTCTTCCCGGACGATTATGTCAATAACATCACCGAAAGGCTTAACCTTTACAACCAGCTGAGCACCATGACCAACGAAGAAGAGCTGGAGCAATTTGAAGCTGATATTACCGACCGCTTCGGTCCGCCCCCCTTCCAGGTGACCGACCTGCTCAACAGTGTACGGATAAAATGGATAGCCTCCCGGATGGGACTGGAAAAAGTAGTGCTTAAACACAGAAAAATGGTAGGCTATTTCATTTCAGACCAGCAAAGCAGTTTTTATCAGAGTGCAACTTTTAAACGGGTACTGAAAGCCGTACAACAACATCCCGAACACTGTAAAATGAAAGAAAAACATACCCGGATGGGAGGACTCCGGCTCTTACTGACCTTCGACAATATTTCCTCGGTAAACAAAGCATTAAAAGCCCTTCGACCTTTTGTGGTTGAAGAAGAAATACATACAGAAGTGAAAAATTAA
- a CDS encoding SDR family NAD(P)-dependent oxidoreductase, producing the protein MKKETSTIKNGQLNGKTAFVTGGTRGMGEAIVKRLTSEGARVIFTHSGNNSEKAARVVDEVEKAGGEAIEMVADNENAESVTAAVRKAISEHGKIDILVNNAGIFQYKLTGESTLEEFDRMMSVNVRAVFLIIREAAAHISEGGRVITIGSNVADHVSDPHMGLYGMSKSALIGLNKGMARELGPRNITVNLVQPGPIDTDMNPANSNMAQEIKKYIPLSRYGKTEEIAGLVSFLTGPDSRFITGTAITIDGGFNS; encoded by the coding sequence ATGAAAAAGGAGACATCCACCATTAAAAACGGACAGCTTAACGGAAAAACAGCCTTTGTTACCGGAGGCACCCGGGGTATGGGAGAGGCCATCGTAAAACGACTGACTTCCGAAGGGGCCCGGGTCATTTTCACCCATTCGGGAAATAACAGCGAAAAAGCGGCCCGTGTAGTAGATGAAGTAGAGAAGGCGGGTGGTGAGGCCATAGAAATGGTCGCTGATAATGAAAATGCGGAAAGCGTAACTGCTGCCGTACGTAAAGCCATTTCGGAGCACGGGAAGATTGATATCCTGGTCAACAATGCCGGGATATTCCAATATAAACTTACCGGGGAGAGTACACTGGAAGAATTTGACCGGATGATGTCGGTCAATGTACGTGCGGTTTTCCTCATTATCAGGGAAGCTGCGGCACATATATCCGAAGGTGGGCGTGTCATTACAATAGGCAGCAATGTGGCTGACCATGTCAGTGATCCTCATATGGGACTGTACGGGATGAGTAAATCTGCCTTAATAGGATTGAATAAGGGTATGGCCCGCGAACTCGGCCCGAGGAACATTACGGTAAACCTGGTACAGCCAGGCCCCATAGATACCGATATGAACCCTGCCAATAGTAATATGGCACAGGAAATCAAAAAGTATATTCCGCTGTCCCGCTATGGAAAGACCGAAGAAATTGCCGGGCTCGTTTCATTTCTTACCGGTCCGGACAGCCGTTTTATAACAGGGACCGCCATTACCATAGACGGCGGATTCAACAGTTGA
- a CDS encoding winged helix-turn-helix transcriptional regulator has translation MRKENSSNSLNEKKINATCGMGYALSLIGGRWKSNILWRLLNNDKLRYSELRRLIPDISERMLVSQLRELEADQLVLRIVYPEVPPRVEYTLTDLGRSMRPMLQSISDWGEMHRKITREN, from the coding sequence ATGAGAAAAGAAAACTCTTCCAATTCCCTGAACGAAAAGAAGATCAATGCTACCTGTGGTATGGGTTATGCCCTGTCACTCATAGGTGGAAGGTGGAAATCCAATATCTTATGGCGATTGCTCAACAACGATAAACTCAGGTACAGCGAGCTGCGAAGACTCATACCGGACATTTCCGAACGCATGCTGGTCTCACAGTTAAGGGAACTGGAGGCAGACCAACTGGTACTCAGGATCGTTTACCCGGAAGTCCCGCCAAGGGTGGAATACACACTCACAGATCTGGGCCGGTCCATGCGTCCCATGTTACAAAGTATTTCGGATTGGGGAGAAATGCACCGCAAGATCACTCGGGAAAACTGA
- a CDS encoding anhydro-N-acetylmuramic acid kinase codes for MKNSVKKLYDIARKESRIIIGLMSGTSLDGLDIALCRITGNGQGTNAELLKFITIPYGPAFREHVREVFAKKEGNLEKICLLHPWIAREHAKMILMALENWEMTPAEIDLIASHGQTVYHAPRSFHGNPEFPDATLQLGDGDHLAEMTGIITISDFRQKHIAAGGEGAPLAIYGDYLLFMDPRESRLLLNMGGISNLTFIPAGGSFDQVFCTDVGPGNTLMDAYVQKHFDIPYDEDARIALQGKLRKDLLRKLTDHPFFSLPAPKTTGPELFNMDYLERALSGIKKEVSPEDVLHTLAHFTVKSIADCISENIPREIAVQGFFSGGGASNPLVLELLKKACPGMTFSATLTLGLDPDAKEAVLFALLANETISGSPDIKGTDAYPWVSMGKISFPE; via the coding sequence ATGAAAAACTCCGTAAAAAAGCTTTACGATATCGCCCGAAAGGAATCCCGTATTATTATCGGTCTGATGAGCGGTACTTCCCTCGACGGCCTTGATATTGCCTTGTGCCGGATAACGGGAAACGGGCAGGGTACGAATGCCGAACTTCTGAAATTCATTACCATACCTTACGGACCTGCTTTCCGGGAGCATGTCAGGGAGGTTTTTGCCAAAAAGGAAGGAAACCTGGAAAAAATATGCCTGCTGCATCCCTGGATAGCTCGTGAACATGCCAAAATGATATTAATGGCACTGGAAAACTGGGAGATGACTCCTGCGGAAATAGACCTTATTGCCAGCCACGGGCAGACCGTGTATCATGCCCCCCGCAGTTTTCACGGAAATCCGGAGTTTCCGGATGCTACGCTTCAGTTGGGAGACGGGGACCACCTGGCCGAAATGACCGGGATCATTACAATTTCCGATTTCCGGCAAAAACACATTGCGGCGGGGGGAGAAGGAGCACCTCTTGCCATTTACGGCGATTACCTGCTTTTTATGGACCCGCGGGAATCGAGGCTGCTGCTCAATATGGGCGGGATATCCAACCTGACTTTTATCCCCGCCGGCGGAAGTTTTGACCAGGTTTTCTGTACCGATGTGGGGCCGGGGAATACGTTGATGGATGCCTATGTACAAAAGCATTTCGATATCCCTTATGACGAGGATGCCCGTATAGCATTGCAGGGAAAACTGAGAAAGGATTTGTTGCGAAAGCTTACGGATCATCCTTTTTTCAGCTTGCCTGCGCCAAAGACTACGGGACCGGAACTATTTAATATGGATTACCTGGAGCGGGCCCTGTCCGGTATCAAAAAGGAAGTGTCCCCTGAAGACGTGCTGCATACCCTGGCACATTTTACGGTAAAAAGCATAGCGGACTGCATTTCCGAAAATATTCCCCGGGAGATTGCCGTACAGGGATTTTTCAGCGGGGGAGGTGCTTCCAACCCGCTGGTACTTGAATTGTTGAAAAAGGCCTGCCCCGGCATGACATTTTCAGCTACTTTAACTCTCGGACTTGACCCGGATGCCAAGGAAGCCGTATTGTTTGCCCTGCTGGCCAATGAAACGATAAGTGGTTCGCCGGATATAAAAGGTACGGATGCTTATCCCTGGGTGAGCATGGGCAAGATCAGTTTTCCCGAGTGA
- a CDS encoding undecaprenyl-diphosphate phosphatase: MDIIDAIILGIIQGLTEFLPVSSSGHLELGKALLGDNSIPEESLLFTIILHFATALSTIVVFRKEVLEILNGLFQFRWNEESRFSLKIIISMIPAVFIGLFFEEQLEQLFGENIQLVGFMLLITALLLFLADRAKDTSKNVTYNNAFIIGVSQAIAMLPGISRSGSTISTSVLLGIDKTKAARFSFLMVVPLIFGSIAKEALYGKISYDAQQFTPLAIGFVAAFISGLLACTWMIKLVRNSKLTYFAIYCLIVGAIAIVYSFLSN; the protein is encoded by the coding sequence ATGGATATCATAGACGCTATCATCCTGGGGATCATACAGGGATTGACGGAATTTTTACCTGTTTCCTCCAGTGGCCATCTGGAACTCGGAAAAGCCCTTCTGGGCGACAACTCCATTCCTGAAGAAAGTTTGTTATTTACCATTATTCTCCATTTTGCCACCGCACTCAGTACCATCGTGGTATTCCGGAAAGAAGTGCTGGAAATCCTGAACGGACTGTTTCAGTTCCGGTGGAACGAAGAAAGCCGGTTTTCACTGAAGATCATTATCTCCATGATACCCGCAGTATTCATAGGCCTGTTCTTCGAAGAACAACTCGAACAACTCTTTGGTGAAAACATTCAACTGGTGGGCTTTATGCTGTTGATCACTGCATTGTTGCTATTCCTGGCCGACAGGGCAAAGGACACTTCCAAAAATGTGACCTATAACAATGCTTTTATTATTGGAGTGTCGCAGGCCATAGCCATGCTACCGGGGATTTCCCGGAGCGGCTCCACCATTTCCACCTCTGTTTTACTGGGAATAGACAAAACCAAGGCCGCCCGTTTTTCCTTTCTTATGGTCGTTCCGCTTATTTTCGGGAGCATTGCCAAGGAAGCACTTTACGGAAAAATAAGTTACGATGCCCAGCAGTTCACACCTCTTGCCATTGGGTTTGTTGCCGCATTTATCTCCGGGCTGCTGGCCTGTACCTGGATGATAAAATTGGTCAGGAACAGTAAACTTACGTACTTTGCGATATATTGCCTTATTGTAGGGGCAATAGCCATTGTGTATTCCTTTTTGAGCAACTAA
- a CDS encoding helix-turn-helix domain-containing protein — MKTSESLTDFYRRVSFKSSSPASRHTQAKERGHFNVYRRNDISCKDYSPYNRRDFYKISLIIGSGTLYYADKGIVIDQRALLFSNPNIPYAWEAGDGEQSGYFCLFTDGFVNTGHQSESLQNSPLFKIGGNPVYFINDRQEDKVGELFENMLQEIDSDYRYKYDLIRNYMNLVMHEALKMQPADSYFMHTDAASRITAMFLELLERQFPVSHEHILHLKSANDYALRLSVHTNHLNRAVKKVTGKTTTTHISARIVREAKALLQHTDWNIAEAAYCLGFENPAYFNNFFRKQTGETPRGYREGINGKQPLAEQ, encoded by the coding sequence ATGAAAACCAGCGAATCTCTAACCGATTTTTACCGGAGGGTGTCTTTTAAAAGCTCATCTCCGGCTTCACGGCATACGCAGGCAAAAGAACGGGGACACTTTAATGTGTACCGGCGTAATGATATTTCCTGCAAGGACTATTCGCCCTATAACCGCAGGGATTTTTATAAAATTTCCCTTATTATAGGTTCGGGGACCCTGTATTATGCAGACAAGGGAATTGTCATAGACCAGCGGGCATTGCTTTTTTCCAATCCCAACATTCCTTATGCCTGGGAAGCGGGGGACGGGGAGCAGTCGGGTTATTTTTGCCTGTTTACAGACGGTTTTGTAAATACCGGCCATCAAAGCGAAAGCCTGCAAAATTCTCCCCTGTTCAAGATCGGGGGGAACCCGGTATACTTTATTAATGACAGGCAGGAAGACAAAGTGGGCGAACTGTTTGAAAATATGCTTCAGGAGATCGATTCCGATTATCGCTATAAATACGACCTTATCCGTAATTATATGAACCTGGTCATGCATGAGGCCCTGAAAATGCAGCCGGCAGATTCCTATTTTATGCATACGGATGCCGCATCGCGGATTACGGCCATGTTCCTGGAGTTATTGGAAAGGCAGTTTCCGGTATCGCACGAGCATATTCTGCACCTCAAGTCTGCAAACGACTATGCGCTGCGTTTGTCGGTGCATACCAATCACCTGAACAGGGCGGTGAAGAAAGTTACGGGAAAAACAACCACAACGCATATCTCTGCAAGAATTGTCAGGGAGGCCAAGGCTCTTTTGCAACATACCGACTGGAATATAGCAGAGGCAGCGTATTGTCTGGGATTTGAAAACCCGGCATATTTCAATAACTTCTTCCGGAAACAGACCGGGGAGACTCCCAGGGGTTACCGGGAAGGGATTAACGGGAAACAACCTTTGGCGGAGCAGTAG
- a CDS encoding uroporphyrinogen decarboxylase, which yields MELWDISLTDWVGYAASAGILVSFLMQDILKLRMINAMGCLLFTIYGFLLPDPSLPVIVTNFTIFIVNLYFIIRKIKQKSG from the coding sequence ATGGAACTTTGGGATATTTCGTTGACCGATTGGGTAGGGTATGCTGCTTCCGCCGGTATTTTGGTATCTTTTCTGATGCAGGATATCCTGAAGCTCAGGATGATTAATGCCATGGGGTGCCTGCTCTTTACCATTTACGGTTTTTTGCTGCCCGATCCTTCTTTGCCCGTTATTGTTACCAACTTTACCATTTTTATCGTAAACCTGTATTTTATTATCAGAAAGATAAAACAGAAATCCGGTTGA
- the truB gene encoding tRNA pseudouridine(55) synthase TruB gives MYSEEDFKTGKTLLIDKPLEWSSFQAVNKVKWALRKKFNLKKIKVGHAGTLDPLATGLLIICTGKFTKKIPELQGQVKTYTGTFTVGATTPSYDLETETDHSYPTEHLTEDLIHETTKRFIGDIEQVPPVFSAIKKDGKRLYEHARKGEKVEISSRIIHISEFEITKTDLPEISFRVVCSKGTYIRSLAHDFGKALQSGAHLSSLRRTGIGQYRVEDAISPEEFVSMLNTEK, from the coding sequence ATGTATTCGGAAGAAGATTTTAAAACCGGAAAAACACTTCTTATAGACAAACCCCTGGAATGGTCGTCCTTCCAGGCCGTTAACAAGGTGAAGTGGGCCCTCCGTAAAAAATTCAACCTTAAAAAGATCAAGGTCGGTCATGCCGGAACCCTTGACCCTCTGGCTACGGGGCTGCTTATTATCTGTACCGGGAAATTCACAAAAAAAATACCGGAACTACAGGGGCAGGTCAAAACATATACCGGGACCTTTACCGTAGGTGCCACTACCCCTTCCTATGATCTGGAAACCGAAACAGACCATTCGTACCCTACGGAGCATCTTACGGAAGACCTGATACACGAAACTACCAAAAGGTTTATAGGCGATATAGAACAGGTGCCCCCGGTTTTTTCCGCGATAAAAAAAGATGGTAAACGCCTGTATGAACACGCCCGGAAAGGTGAAAAGGTAGAAATCTCGTCAAGGATAATACACATCAGCGAATTTGAGATCACCAAAACCGATCTTCCCGAAATTTCCTTCCGCGTGGTGTGCAGCAAAGGAACCTATATCCGTTCCCTGGCCCACGATTTCGGCAAGGCTTTGCAATCGGGCGCCCACCTTTCTTCCCTGCGCAGAACAGGCATAGGACAATACCGGGTAGAGGACGCCATCTCCCCGGAGGAGTTTGTTTCCATGCTAAACACCGAAAAGTAA
- a CDS encoding DUF3098 domain-containing protein has translation MNKKGKNTPQEFIFQKKNYTIMFIGLACIALGFILMSGGGTDDPNTFNPEIFSFRRIRLAPTLVIIGFALEVLAILVPAKKKESNSK, from the coding sequence ATGAATAAAAAGGGCAAAAATACACCGCAGGAGTTCATTTTTCAGAAGAAGAATTACACCATCATGTTTATCGGGCTCGCCTGTATAGCTTTGGGTTTTATACTCATGAGTGGTGGCGGTACTGACGATCCGAATACATTTAACCCCGAAATTTTCAGTTTCCGCAGGATACGCCTGGCCCCCACATTGGTGATCATCGGCTTTGCACTGGAAGTACTCGCTATTTTGGTGCCTGCCAAAAAAAAGGAAAGCAACAGCAAATAA